The Streptomyces durmitorensis genome contains the following window.
ACGAAGGCCGCGGCAGCCACGACCTGGCGCTCTTCGAGACGGGTCTGGTCTTCAAGCCGCGTGAAGAGGCGCGCATCGCGGTGCGGCTGCCCGTCGACCGCCGTCCCACGGACGAGGAGATCGCCTCCCTGACCGAGGCGCTCCCCGTCCAGCCCCGGCACGCCGCCGTCGTCCTCGCGGGCGCCCGCGAGCAGGCCGGCTGGTGGGGCAAGGGCCGTCCGTCCGAGTGGGCCGACGCGATCCAGGCCGCGCGCACCCTGGCCGCCGAGTCCGGCACCGAACTGCTCGTGCGCCAGGGCCAGTACGGCCCGTGGCACCCGGGCCGGTGCGCCGAGCTCGCCGTGGTGATCGACGGCGCGGAGCAGGTCATCGGGTACGCGGGCGAGCTGCACCCGCGCGTCGTCAAGGCGCTCGGTCTGCCCGCGCGCACCTGCGCGATGGAGCTCGACCTGGACGCCCTGGAGGACGCCAGCGCCGGTGTCCCGCAGGGGCCGAAGATCTCCACCTTCCCGGTGGCCACGCAGGACGTCGCGCTCGTCGTCGACGGGGACGTCCCCGCCGCCGATGTCGAGAAGGTCCTTCGCGAGGGCGCGGGTGAACTCCTGGAGTCCATCCGGCTCTTCGACGTCTTCACCGGCGAGCAGATCGGCGCGGGCAAGAAGTCCCTGGCGTACGCGCTGCGCTTCCGCGCGGCCGACCGCACGCTGACCGTCGACGAGGCCTCCGCGGCCCGTGACGCGGCCGTCGCCCTGGCGGCCGAGCGGACCGGCGCGGTGCTGCGCGGAGCGTAGTCACCGCCAGTAGTCGCTGCCAGGCGCACAAGAGGCGCATAGAAGGGCGTATCCGGACCTCCGGGTACGCCCTTCACTCGTTTGAGTGACTAGTAAGCCCTCTCTGGCCCGATCGGCCCAGGCGGTAGACAGAATCAGTCCGGCCGCAGGGGCCGTGATCTGTACGGACCGCGCGGCCTGCTCGCTGAACAGGGCCTTAGGGGGGCCGTCGGCATGATCCGTATCAGGGCTGGAGCTCCCCGCCGGGAGCTCCTCCGGGCGAGGGGCCGGACGAAGCTCCGGACCAGGCTCCGGGCAAGGGCCGGGGCGAAGGCGTTCCGTGTGGATCCGCCGCGGATCCGGCGCGTCCTCTCGCTCGGCCTTCCCGCGGCGTGGGGCGCGGCAGCCGTCACGTACAAACTCGTCTGCCCGCTCGCCCAGCAGAACGGCCTTGAAGCGCGGATCGTCACCAGCGCGGTCTTCTTCGCCGTCGGCACGGGTCTGATATTGCATGTGCACGGCACGCTGCTGCGGGAGCTGCGCCAGCTCCGCGAAGTCGCGGGCGTCGCACAGAACGCACTGCTCCGCCCGCTGCCGCCGCGCGTCGAGGGCCTCACGGTCGCGGCCGGGCGGCTCTCCGCGTCACGCGGCGCCTCCGTCGGCGGTGATCTGTACGAGGTGGCGGCCACCGACCACGGCGTCCGCGTCGTCATGGGCGATGTGCGCGGGCACGGCCTGGCCGCCATCAGCACGGCCGCCGCCGTGCTCGGCAGCTTCCGCGAGGCCGCGTACGAAGAGCCGGAACTGCCGCATGTGCTCCGGAAGTTGGAGCGCGCCCTGGGACGTCATCTGCGGGAGCGTTCGCGCGCCGAGCATCCGGCGAGCGGCGGCGTGCCTGCCGACAGTCCGCCGGCCGAGGAGTTCGTCACCGTACTCCTGATGGAGATCGGCCCGGACGGCGAGATGACCGCGCTCAACTGCGGCCACCCCTGGCCGCACCGCCTGAGCGGGCACGCCGAACCGGTCGCCGGCGGGGAACCGCTGCCGCCGCTCGGCCCCTTCCCGCTCCCCGCGGAACTGTCCGTGCTGCACTGCGGATCACTCCTTCCGGGGGAGGCGCTCGTGCTGCACACGGACGGCATGGAGGACGCGCGGGACGCGGCCGGACGGTTCTTCCCGCTCCGGGCGGCGCTCACCGAAGCGGTGCGGGTCCCGCCCGTCGCGCCCCAGACAGTGATCCGCGCGGTGTACGCCCAACTCCTGCGCCACACCGGGCGGTTGCCCACCGACGACGCGGCGCTGCTCGTCCTGCGCAACGACCGCCGGAGGGTGCCCCAGCAGCAGGGGGAGACGGTGCGCCGGGAAAGCACCATGACGTGACGCACCGTCAACCTCCACCGGCCATGCGCCGCCCGTTCCCGCCTTGGAGTTGTCGGGCAGACAGCGGGGCGGGCGGCGCCGGTGAGGGCCGCCGCACTTTTCGAGGGGGAGCCGGCGGCCCGGCCGGCCTCCTTTGTGAGGAATCTCAGTCAATCGGGACAGGAGTGGCCACGGCAGAGCGCACACCCCCCGGATTCGGGCGTTCCGTTCACACCCCGTGTGAAGTCACCTCTACTACGCTGGCGACACCGAGTCACCGGAGGGCCTCCATGCAGCCCAATACCCTGCTCGACGCGATCCTCGACGAGGCGGGAATCTCCCACGCGGGCCTGGCTGCCCACGTGAATCAGGCAGGGAAGAGGCGCGGCCTCGCCCTGCGCTACGAACACACCGCCGTCTCCCGGTGGTTGAAGGGCCAGCGCCCGCGGGGCCAGGTGCCCGACCTGATCTGCGAGGTCCTCGCGGGGCGGCTCCAGCGCACCGTGACCCTGGACGACATCGGCCTCGGAGTGCCGGGCCTGCCGGTCGCGGGAGCGGGTTCCGCGGCCTCGACGCTGTCCGGCTTCGTGGAGAGGGCCACCGCGCTCTGGCGCTCCGACGAACAGCAGCGCCCGCACCTTCTCGGCGCCCCCGCGGTCACGGGGACGCCCGCGGTGATGCCGGTCTGGGAGTGGGAGAACCCGCCCGAGGACGTGGACGTCTCGCGCGGCGGCAGGCACCAGGTCAGCACGGCCGACATCGACATGATGCGCGCGGCCCGCGCCCACTACGAGCAGATGTACCGCAAGACCGGCGGCATCGCGACCCGCACCCGCATCGTCGGCTTCCTCAACGCCGAGGCCGCGCCCCTGCTGCGCGGCAGCTACACGGACGAGACGGGGCGTCAACTGCACAGATCCACCGGCGGGTTGGTGGCCATCGCGGGCATCTGCGCCTACGACTCGGACGCGCACGGCCTGGCCCAGCGCTATTTCCACCAGGCTCTTCG
Protein-coding sequences here:
- a CDS encoding PP2C family protein-serine/threonine phosphatase, which translates into the protein MIRIRAGAPRRELLRARGRTKLRTRLRARAGAKAFRVDPPRIRRVLSLGLPAAWGAAAVTYKLVCPLAQQNGLEARIVTSAVFFAVGTGLILHVHGTLLRELRQLREVAGVAQNALLRPLPPRVEGLTVAAGRLSASRGASVGGDLYEVAATDHGVRVVMGDVRGHGLAAISTAAAVLGSFREAAYEEPELPHVLRKLERALGRHLRERSRAEHPASGGVPADSPPAEEFVTVLLMEIGPDGEMTALNCGHPWPHRLSGHAEPVAGGEPLPPLGPFPLPAELSVLHCGSLLPGEALVLHTDGMEDARDAAGRFFPLRAALTEAVRVPPVAPQTVIRAVYAQLLRHTGRLPTDDAALLVLRNDRRRVPQQQGETVRRESTMT
- a CDS encoding transcriptional regulator, translating into MQPNTLLDAILDEAGISHAGLAAHVNQAGKRRGLALRYEHTAVSRWLKGQRPRGQVPDLICEVLAGRLQRTVTLDDIGLGVPGLPVAGAGSAASTLSGFVERATALWRSDEQQRPHLLGAPAVTGTPAVMPVWEWENPPEDVDVSRGGRHQVSTADIDMMRAARAHYEQMYRKTGGIATRTRIVGFLNAEAAPLLRGSYTDETGRQLHRSTGGLVAIAGICAYDSDAHGLAQRYFHQALRLAKASGDRGLGAYVIALLVNQSLFMREYRQAVAFAEAALRAAGRDLTPALASDLYAMQAKSYAHLGDGSSALSCIRRAEAAADRIRRGREPDETGYVQPGLVNVQVAEALLSLGDLTGAYEHAAAAVDTPAHDRGRVHRLAMLSQIELRQGNTDEAVATAVEMAEQARGMESQRLRDRLRAVREHLVRSDCAGTAEAAELIAGALRVPL